A window of Leishmania donovani BPK282A1 complete genome, chromosome 35 genomic DNA:
TACGGGTCGATGACCGAATAGCTGCGCACAGTCCTCACCCGTTTGGAGAAGGGCCCGAGACGCTGCCTGCTGACGCACGCAGATACAggcaaacacacaaacacacacatcagCCCGTGAAATTCGAGTACGACAGCCATGCAAAAGGACCCAGAGCAGTAGAACAAGGGTGAGTGAAGGGgggagcgaaaaaaaaaagagaggaagaaagcaTCGATAAGCAACAAGGAAGAGTAGACACAAAAAcaaaggcggaggaggggaagcgcTTTCGCCCGCTGTAGTCGTCGTCCGCGTGGAGAAGCCGTCATCCCTTTTTCGGTGAACACGAAACAGACAAGGCGCTAGGGACGGGAGAGCCAGAGAACAGAGCAGCCACAAGGGAAACCAAAAGGCAGAGAGCACGGAAACAAGAACAGTAAAGCGCATTCatgcacacacccacgcacacgcgcaaaaGGAAATGTAAAAAAATGAGCACACTTTTCCTCCTCTGACGCTGTATCCTTTCGGGGCGTGCTTTCGTTCCTGCTGCTATCGTATTCGCGACTGCACAGTATTGAGAGTAGACCGAGCAAACATGAAAGGTAAGCGTGGAAAGTcatggaggtggaggacaAGAGAAGTCACTAAAGCACCTACTCTTTGGCTCTCTGCTTGCTTACAGCTTCGCCCATTGCGACAGCTTCACGGCGGCGTTCCAGGCCTCCAGGCGAGCCTTGCGCACTTGTTCATCTGTCGTGATGGGGCTCACAGTCTCACCGCTAAGGTGCTCCTTGGCCGTCTTCTGTACCTCCTCGATAGACTTCCAGACGCCGACGGCCAGGCCAGCGCAAAGGGCTGCGCCAAGGGCGGTCGTCTCGGTGAGATGCGGCACGTAAAGGTTCACACCCAGGATGTCGGCCTGCATCTCCATGAGCAGGCGACTACGCGTGAGCCCACCGTCGACGCGCAGGCAGTTGATCTCAACGCCGCTGTCCTCTTTCATAGCAAGCATCACTGCGCTCACCTGCATGGAGATGGcctcgagggcggcgcggATTATGTGCGACTTATTCGTTTTGTACGTCATGCCCACAAGGGTGCCACGAGCCGTCGGGTCCCAGTACGGGGCGAGAAGACCGCCGAAGGCAGGCACAAACACGACTCCGTCTGTGCTGCCCACTTTGCGGGCGATGCTCTCCATCTCCATGGGGTGGTCGAAGAAGCCAAGGTTGGACCGCATCCATTCCACTGTGGCGCCAGCGCCCGCAATGGAGCCCTCCAGGGCAAATTTGGTCGGCTCGGTACCCAGTTTGTACGCAATGGTGCCGAGCAGACCGTGCTTCGAGAACTGCGGCTCCGTGCCCACGTTCATGAGCACGAAGCAGCCCGTGCCGTAGGTGTTCTTGGCATCACCCTTGTTCAGGCCTATGTGACCGAACAGGGCACTCTGCTGGTCGCCAATGCAGCCCGTCACGGGCGTCGGCATGCCGAGAGCATCGCGGATGCCGTGATCGTTGGCCGAGACATTGCAGTAGTgctcgctgttgctgcgaATCTCCGGCAGTGTCGCGCGTGGAATGTCGAGCTCCTGGCAGAGCTTGTCGCACCACTGCTGCGTCCTCAGGTTCATTAGGAAGGTGCGGCTGGCGTTTGACACATCCGTCACAAACACCTTGCCCTCGCTCAGCTTCCACAGCAGCCACGTCTCGATAGTGCCGAGGAGTAGCGAGCCGCTCttgcgcgcggcggcgacggctggGACATTTTCCAGCATCCAGCGGAACTTGAAGGCGGTGAAGTAGGTGCTTACGGGCAAGCCAGTAATACTGGCGGCAAAgttgctgtcgccgccaccacatTCCTTTGCGATGCGGTTGCTCAATTCATAGGTACGGGCGTCGCTCCACACAATGGCGTTGCACAGCGGCTTCCCGGTCTTGCGGTCCCAGGCGACACCTGTCTCACGCTGGTTCGTGATACCTATCGCGGACACTTTGTCGAACTTGGGGTCTTTTGAGCGCAgcttcttcagcgcctctGCAAGGCAGAGGCAACAGTTGCTGTAAATCTCTTCCGGATCGTGCTCCAGCCACCCAGGACGCGGCGTGATCTGTTTATGGAAGAGCTGGTGGGCTGAGAGGACGGTGAATTTTTCGTCGAAGATGATGCACCGACTAGAGGTGGTGCCCTGGTCAATAGACGCGACGTACGGCATGCTGTTTTTTCCCTTCTGTGTCTGTTTTTGGAGGAATACtagaatatatatatatatatataaactagagagggagacggagagaTGTGAGAAGCGGCAGATAACGAGAACAGAAGAAGAAGTGCGAAGAGCAAAAATCCTTTCAGTCTGATTTTCAgttcgcgcgcgcgtgtgtgtgtgtgaggagaAAGGCACAGGAAAAAAATCAAAGAGGTATGTGCGCACTGGATATGATGTACACGTCAGAGGAACAAAGGACAAGGAGAGAGTGAGATGAGCAAGAAAAAGGATATCgggtgcagcgcagcacagaGATCTGGTTTTCATGGGTCAATCGTGAATGCAAAGGAACACaaacccacacgcgcacacacaaatatGGAGATATACGCCGAGGTGAAGGTGTGAGTACGCGGAGGAgtaggagggagagacaaaGTGTGCTCGCTGAGAGTACGGTAAGGCAATATGCAGAGATATACTCGCTTTCTGTTGCCGTTGTCGTGGACGGGTTCCCTTTCTGGAGCTTCGTCGACTGCTAGAAAGGCACTGTTGTAGTGCCGGTGGCATCCACGGTGTAGGCTGTCTTGGTGCACCTCCGCATGAGGATCCCGTTTCGCGCTACCTTTTTTTCCTCCTTTCAAACGAGGGTCGTAAAATCGTTGTGCTAGTTCGCCTGCGCGGCAAtcggccacacacacacacacacctcacGGGAAGCTCCACTGGCAGCGCCATCGTGAATGGCAGAACACCTCACAGGAGGCGAAATACATGCCCGTAGCACACCACGCAACGGCAGAGAGGAGTACACTGTACTTTCCTCTGCAAATCGAGTGTCTCCTTCCTCATTGCTAGCAAAATCTTGCTCAAGTATACTAACCCGAAGTGGACAGCTGATGATAAAATGAGACAGCAGTGGGAAGCGACAAGAGCGTCTTCGACATGAGTCGCGTCTCACCTCAAGGACGTCAAAAGAGAAAGCCGGAGTCGGTGAGCCTAAGCAGTATCAGCGGGGCCCGTCATGTACGGCACTCTCTACGGCCTCTAGCACCGTTCGTGTGAGGCCATCTCTACTTGTGGGGAAGACTTGCCTCGTGCCTgctaccccctccccctcctccccctaAAAACCCGCCTCGTCAACCTCCAGCTCTATGCATACGCGGCTCCATCAGTGTACCCCCTGCGCGCGTCCGCCCCAtccgcgagagagggagggggcagaggcAACACAGAGGGCCGCTTCCACGGTCAGGACACGGTGCGTCATGGATATTGCTCCGACTCAGTGTCGAATTTGTGTTAAACGTGGATCATCCTTCAGAACCGCGTAAGCCAGAGGCTGAACACGAGACACGAGGCACGTGCAACcacgcaccagcggcagtgcAAGCGCACATAGAAAGCTGCAATCATTGTAGTAATGTGAGTTTGCTCTACGCCGCCTGAACTCTCCATACCGTCTCCCAGAGGCCAAAccgagaagcagcgccaaagagagagagagagagataagGCGGCCATCGTCTACTCGACTACTACTCATGCGCCCAGACACGCGCAAAAATAAAGCAGATGAGTCAGCACCTCACATGCATTCTCGCGTCGAGCAGAATTTGCCTCCACCATCCACTCAGCCTACTGTCAGTGAGCCCCCTGCGCGCGTCCGCCCCAtccgcgagagagggagggggcagaggcAACACAGAGGGCCGCTTCCACGGTCAGGACACGGTGCGTCATGGATATTGCTCCGACTCAGTGTCGAATTTGTGTTCAACGTGGATCATCCTTCAGTACCGGCTCTCACGATCAAACGCATTCACCTGCACTCTCATCAAGACGCCCCCTTTCCAACGGCAACGCACACATTTGATggtgcgccccctcctcatcccctATCCGTACCTCTTTCGGCTCACATTTGCATGCAACGTGCAATCGGTGGCGTTTGctttgctttctttttcggTGGAAACTGAAATGACGACATCCTCTGACAGCCCGCGCTTCGCACGTCCGGCAACATACGCAGCTCATCGCCTCTTTAGCACTTCCACCGAGACAGTCGTTTCGCCGTTTTCTTCCTGGCtgccacacgcgcacctctccggctttccttctctcccaACACGAGACACAACTCAGCAGGCAAATTAGCTTGGATGGGTGCACACCTTTCGTGCGTTCTGCGATCATACTGCTTACGGCTTGCGTTTAAATCCAAAGAACAATCAGCGATGTTTCCTGACGCTAACAAGATGAAATCATGCAGATGCAGTCCCACACAGTCACGTCGCCACACACGACCActgcaagcacacacacttaTGCAACACTTCCGCGGAAGCGCAACGTTCTGCGCATGACGACAGTGGCGAAAAAGTCGCGGTCCACATCAATCGCTGAACAGTTTTCCCATCGCCGAGCGGATACCGACGGGTAGGTAGGAACGCAACACACGGAACGCCCACGACTATGGCACCAaagaagaacaaaaaaacagCCGCATGCAACAACCGTGTGAAGAtgagagagacgcgcatacggagagagggagagagcaaaaGAAGAGCGAAGACAACGTTTTCGCATGTCGCTGCGGGGATGGGAGAAGCGATTCCCGAATAGACACATACGGCAGCAGAGGGTAAGGATGGCAGTTGCATCGTCATGCACACTCACGACGAAATCTGCACAGCctgaggcagaggcgcagtCAGAGAGACGGATCAGCGACACTCCGACATGAGTCATGTCTCATCTGCCTCTCTCACAAAAAACAAGGCGCGTCTAGTGTGCTGTCCTCACCGCACAGGCACAATCTGCTCCGTGTAACAGCCAGAAACGAGTGTACCTCAGCGCCTCTTTACTtctttttttggggggggggtttACAGCGGGCGCCCCCCAACCCACCCAACCACCCCGGCAACCACCACGCACTGGGCAGACtgggagaagagaagggcagCAGGGGAAGTCGAAAAGGTCAACGAAGCAGATGGATGTAAGAGTTCTCGAACGCGTAACCGAAGCAACCCGCAACACTACCAGCATGCCCATATCCATCATTGAAACAGCACCGCCTTCGCATTGGTCTTTCATTACggctctcacacacacaatacgcgcacgtgtgtttccttgagagagagagaagaggcgacgCCATGTGTGTGCAGAGGGATATCTGCACACCTCGTGGGCTGGgcggcacagagagaacAAACACCcacaggcgcgcacgccgtAGTAGCACACGGCACACGTGGAGATAAAACAAGAGCACATCAGCTGCTGTGTGCGAAGGGTGAACACGCCTTACAGCTTCATGGATTCGAGCGGTGCTGACAGGTCCTTCACCGGCAGTTCACCACCTGTGACAATGGCGCGCTTCTTCAAAATCCCTTCCTTCAAATCCTTCTCCCGTTGAGCCACGAGCATCGGCTGGAGCTTGGACTtgccggtgacggcgacgcgctggCACATGCCTGTCTGCCCAAAACGCAGgttgcgcagcgcagccagGCATATTGTTCTTGCGTTCTTCGAGCCGTTGTCCATGTCTGTGTACTCGATGAACGTCCACTTGGTGGTGTTAGGGCTGTTCATCGCGATGCTGTTCAGTCCCTTGGCCACGAGTGCGCCGGCGTAGCCGGCATCCGGCGCTGACCACGGCGTCTCTCGAATAgcctgctccagctccttctGGATGGCACCGTAATGATGCGTGCGGCTCTCCGAGTTGAACTCGCGCAAGATTGGGCACCGCTTTGggatctcctcctccctcatgTATTGGTGGCTGAAGCGTGTCGAGGCTACCTTGCGCGATGCAATCGCCTCTGGGTCGTACACGAACATGAACTCCCGAAAGTCCTCAAACTTCCGTTGCGTAGCACGGCGGTAGGAGGACTCCTCGCGAATGCGCAGCGCATCAATCTGCTGCTCTCTAGCCTCCGGCAGTGCATTGTACTTGTCAATCAACGTCCTATCCACCTCCAGGGGCATTGGAGGGGGCAGGCCCTCGTCCATGTTCTTAAGCCGCCGTCGCTTCTCGGCGAGCATGCGGTTCACCGTGTGATAGCGCTCAACGCTGTACAGAAGAACGAGCACCACCGTCCCAATCGAGATGGCGATCTCCGATCCGTTGAGAAACACGAGCAGCTCGCGAAGAAAACTACGATGTTCTCTCGTCTGACGACGGTcgcgctcctcggcggccCAGCGCTCCCGCTCCCGTTGCTCATTCGCCTTGCGCACCTGCTCGTTTCGTTCCGCCCAGAAGGCGCCGCCGGTAGGGGTCTCTCGTTTCTCCCTTTGGCGGGATCGCGAGGAAGGCGTGCGTCGCGCCTCATCGGCAGCGCTTCCTCCGATAGACGACTCGCGGTAttgcgcgcgcagcaggcggtAGGCGGCGTTGATCTCTCGGAACTTGACGGGGTCACCGTTCTCCACATCTGGATGGTACCTCTTAGTGAGTTCATAGAAGCGATGTCGAACCTCCTCGAAGGGCGTTCCCGGGGAAACGCCGAGCACTTGGTGAGGGTTCAACGGCCCGCTGTGGTCACTATGCGCGGTGAGACAGCGGAGAGTGCGGCGGAGCATCGTCGACAAGG
This region includes:
- a CDS encoding glycerol kinase, glycosomal, putative yields the protein MPYVASIDQGTTSSRCIIFDEKFTVLSAHQLFHKQITPRPGWLEHDPEEIYSNCCLCLAEALKKLRSKDPKFDKVSAIGITNQRETGVAWDRKTGKPLCNAIVWSDARTYELSNRIAKECGGGDSNFAASITGLPVSTYFTAFKFRWMLENVPAVAAARKSGSLLLGTIETWLLWKLSEGKVFVTDVSNASRTFLMNLRTQQWCDKLCQELDIPRATLPEIRSNSEHYCNVSANDHGIRDALGMPTPVTGCIGDQQSALFGHIGLNKGDAKNTYGTGCFVLMNVGTEPQFSKHGLLGTIAYKLGTEPTKFALEGSIAGAGATVEWMRSNLGFFDHPMEMESIARKVGSTDGVVFVPAFGGLLAPYWDPTARGTLVGMTYKTNKSHIIRAALEAISMQVSAVMLAMKEDSGVEINCLRVDGGLTRSRLLMEMQADILGVNLYVPHLTETTALGAALCAGLAVGVWKSIEEVQKTAKEHLSGETVSPITTDEQVRKARLEAWNAAVKLSQWAKL